The Magnetococcales bacterium genome has a window encoding:
- a CDS encoding methyl-accepting chemotaxis protein produces MLCHGVEADYPEGKGNDPLGIKMEGWRVGEQRGAFEIIAELAPMQSSVRDALTQIVGLALVSMLLISAVVFTLIKRLAIDPVRIIESLLSRVSQGDLSVEVPKSTSTDDIGRTVTATGNMVARLRDIVGQVQNTTTEVLSSSHSVNSTSQEVSEGATRQAASIEETSAAMEEMTSNIQQNTENSQQTEKISKKAAMDAEEGGRAVQESVKAMKQIAEKISIIEEIARQTNLLALNAAIEAARAGEHGKGFAVVAAEVRKLAERSQAAAGEIGQLSASSVSVAEKAGLLLEKLVPDIKRTAELVQEITTASTEQSQGAEQINSAIQQLDQVIQQNASASSEIASTAHELSSLSESLQEAISFFHFGQQGSGRAATAKTTTTRSSSRPAAETTAKPRALLPPPSRTGANTKGKAKSKGGVQPAKSPVHLDMGPDKGGDDEFENF; encoded by the coding sequence ATGTTGTGTCATGGTGTCGAAGCCGATTATCCGGAAGGCAAGGGGAATGACCCGCTGGGCATCAAGATGGAAGGCTGGCGCGTTGGCGAACAACGCGGTGCCTTTGAAATCATCGCCGAACTGGCTCCCATGCAAAGTTCGGTTCGGGATGCGTTGACTCAGATTGTGGGACTCGCCCTGGTTTCCATGCTGCTGATCAGTGCCGTGGTGTTTACCCTGATCAAACGGTTGGCCATCGATCCGGTCCGGATCATCGAAAGCCTGTTGAGTCGGGTTTCCCAGGGGGATTTGTCGGTGGAGGTTCCCAAGTCAACCAGCACGGATGACATTGGCCGGACCGTAACGGCAACAGGAAACATGGTGGCCCGCCTGCGCGATATCGTTGGTCAGGTGCAAAATACCACCACGGAAGTCCTGAGCAGCAGTCACAGTGTAAACTCCACTTCCCAGGAGGTGTCCGAAGGGGCAACCCGCCAGGCGGCATCCATCGAGGAGACCTCGGCGGCCATGGAAGAGATGACCTCCAACATTCAACAAAATACCGAAAATTCCCAACAGACGGAAAAAATATCCAAAAAAGCCGCCATGGATGCCGAAGAAGGGGGCAGGGCCGTTCAGGAGTCCGTGAAGGCCATGAAACAAATCGCGGAAAAAATCTCCATCATCGAGGAGATTGCCCGGCAAACCAATTTGCTGGCCTTGAATGCGGCCATCGAGGCGGCGCGTGCGGGTGAGCATGGCAAAGGGTTTGCCGTCGTGGCAGCCGAGGTGCGCAAACTGGCAGAACGCAGCCAGGCCGCCGCCGGGGAAATTGGACAGCTCTCGGCTTCGAGTGTCAGTGTGGCTGAAAAAGCGGGTCTTCTTTTGGAAAAACTGGTTCCTGACATCAAGAGGACTGCGGAGCTGGTCCAGGAGATCACGACCGCTTCCACGGAGCAATCCCAGGGAGCCGAGCAGATCAACAGTGCCATCCAACAATTGGATCAGGTGATCCAGCAAAATGCGAGTGCTTCGTCGGAAATTGCCTCGACGGCCCATGAACTTTCTTCGCTTTCGGAGTCCTTGCAGGAGGCCATCAGCTTTTTCCACTTTGGTCAGCAGGGTTCTGGCAGGGCAGCCACCGCCAAGACCACAACCACCCGGAGTTCATCCCGACCGGCTGCCGAGACCACGGCCAAGCCCCGTGCCCTTTTGCCGCCGCCGTCCCGGACCGGTGCGAATACCAAGGGCAAAGCCAAATCCAAAGGTGGGGTGCAACCAGCAAAATCCCCGGTCCACCTGGATATGGGACCTGACAAAGGCGGTGATGACGAATTCGAGAATTTTTGA
- a CDS encoding response regulator, producing the protein MIRVLADDNFVFDGKEIEKMGHAPSKLNQMLFARKFWVWPVLIWSLVAGLSILWNAISLNRQALALARERGWYSFRILETARMWNARHGGVYVPVTEKTPPNPYLDTANRDEVAFSGKHLTLINPAYMTRQLAEIALEKGSMVLHITSLNPIRPENVALEWESRALQGFKQGDAEYLELVREDGKDFYRFMAPLYTHAECLKCHAQQGYKIGDLRGGISLVFPAGTILEGVQEQTKNVILFHLGAWILLTGMTLWFLGWVRGYLIQLQRLQSEREALYVNRQPNIPAPPQTGSSAEDPAFSWQSGEMPGITQDSLADSGNSRQVPQLVSGKVRLLLVEDDPLNRRMLEALLQGLGIFPEVAKNGQEALDHLAVTDFDLVLMDCQMPVMDGFTASQELRQREAARGKHTPIIAVTAFALLGDAEQCQKAGMDDYLAKPVCRQDLLQLLDRWLPGWNADPQTRDPIPQNNVSLDADADQIIDPRTFQLLCSELGSDVVGEVVHLFLETLPERVQAIAKAMAEGDTQAVHWATHPLKSPSRQLGALRFSHLATELDTLTRRNSLEGAQLLADQLQKEAGRVDAALKKIASRCQK; encoded by the coding sequence TTGATCCGGGTTTTGGCCGACGATAATTTTGTCTTTGACGGCAAAGAGATCGAAAAGATGGGGCATGCGCCATCCAAATTGAACCAGATGCTGTTTGCCAGGAAATTTTGGGTGTGGCCGGTGCTGATCTGGTCCCTGGTGGCGGGCCTTTCCATCCTTTGGAACGCCATCAGCTTGAACCGACAGGCACTGGCCCTGGCCCGGGAAAGGGGCTGGTATTCTTTCCGGATTTTGGAGACGGCCCGCATGTGGAACGCCCGGCATGGTGGCGTTTATGTGCCGGTGACCGAAAAGACGCCGCCCAATCCCTATCTGGATACGGCGAACCGCGATGAGGTGGCCTTTTCCGGAAAACACCTGACCCTGATCAATCCGGCCTATATGACTCGGCAGTTGGCGGAAATTGCCCTGGAAAAAGGGTCCATGGTCCTGCACATCACGAGCCTGAATCCCATCCGACCCGAGAACGTGGCCCTGGAGTGGGAATCCAGGGCATTGCAGGGTTTCAAGCAAGGAGATGCAGAGTATCTGGAACTTGTGCGGGAGGATGGCAAGGATTTTTACCGTTTCATGGCCCCGTTATACACCCACGCAGAGTGCCTGAAATGTCATGCCCAACAAGGCTATAAAATCGGTGATTTGCGTGGTGGGATCAGTCTGGTTTTCCCGGCCGGGACAATTTTGGAGGGTGTGCAGGAGCAAACCAAGAATGTCATTTTGTTTCATCTTGGGGCGTGGATTCTGTTGACTGGCATGACTCTCTGGTTTCTGGGTTGGGTGCGCGGCTATCTGATACAATTGCAGCGTTTGCAGAGTGAACGCGAAGCCTTGTATGTCAATCGGCAGCCCAATATTCCTGCTCCCCCCCAGACCGGCTCATCGGCTGAGGACCCTGCTTTTTCCTGGCAGAGTGGTGAAATGCCGGGAATCACCCAGGATTCCCTCGCAGATTCCGGCAACTCCCGGCAAGTTCCTCAGTTGGTTTCCGGCAAGGTTCGTCTTCTTCTGGTCGAGGATGATCCCCTGAACCGGAGAATGCTGGAGGCGTTGCTCCAGGGCCTGGGCATTTTTCCCGAGGTGGCCAAAAATGGCCAGGAGGCCTTGGACCATCTGGCCGTGACCGATTTCGATCTCGTTCTCATGGATTGTCAGATGCCGGTCATGGATGGTTTTACCGCCTCACAGGAGTTGCGCCAGCGTGAAGCAGCCCGGGGAAAACACACCCCGATCATCGCGGTAACGGCCTTTGCGCTGCTGGGCGATGCCGAACAATGCCAGAAGGCCGGCATGGATGACTATCTGGCCAAACCGGTTTGTCGGCAGGATTTATTGCAACTCCTGGATCGCTGGTTGCCGGGTTGGAATGCCGACCCGCAAACCAGGGACCCGATTCCCCAAAATAATGTATCTCTCGATGCCGATGCTGACCAAATCATCGATCCGCGCACATTTCAGCTTTTATGCAGTGAATTGGGGTCCGATGTGGTGGGCGAAGTGGTTCATCTGTTTTTGGAAACCCTGCCGGAACGTGTGCAGGCCATCGCCAAGGCCATGGCCGAGGGGGATACCCAGGCAGTGCATTGGGCCACGCACCCCTTGAAAAGTCCCAGTCGTCAGCTTGGTGCCTTGCGGTTCAGCCATCTGGCAACCGAATTGGATACTTTGACACGCCGTAATTCCCTCGAAGGTGCCCAACTCCTGGCCGATCAACTTCAGAAAGAAGCCGGTCGGGTTGATGCGGCCCTCAAAAAAATTGCCAGTCGCTGCCAAAAATAA